AATGCTACCTAATGAAAGCAGGCTATCTTTGCTCATGTTTGCTTATCTTTGGAGATTGATTATCATTCTTGAGAGAAACAAGACATTATATAGGGATTTAAACGTCATATTTAATAACTGTGAACTGACTTCTTCACTGTGACTATGACAAATTTTAGGCGTGGGATCAAATGTGGAGCTCTATCATCACTCCAAAGAGTTGCacgatttaaattaaaataagtcgTAACTTAGGTACCATTTATTTGTAAACGTCATAATTGACTGATAAATCATTAACATTTAATGAATTGTGTCAATATTTCAGGATGAATTTTTTATCATGATTGAAATTTACATGCTGTTTAATCCTAAGTGGACTTAATATAATCTTGGGTGGTTTGTGAGGGTGATGTCAATCAAATAAGCATATGTTTTCGGATTCacaattatgaattatttgtgAAGTGTTCAACTAGCTATTATTCTGCAATTCCAAAAAAACGTTCAGTACAATTagagtaaaaattaaatacaaaccTTGTTGTCATTGAATCGAGTGAAAATTGATCAGTAATTTGATATCTCGAAAAGTGTCATACGTTTATCTTTTAGTGGTTATTATCTTTGTCTCATATTGAACTTCAGAACTTTAGCTTTCACTAAGCAAATCCAATTctgatttattgttttttcagTACGATGGTGCAAGCACGTGTCGAAAAGTTTTGAACTAGATGCATTATTTTTGCGTTACCGTGGATTTCACATGATTATGTTATGGTCACATATTGCTTCGACAACCTTAAGGTTAATGATTGCAGTGGTATCATCCGATAATTATTAGAAGCCTGTcggaaaaaatcaattttaaagaGAGGTGGAAGAATGTTTTGCTACcaaaatcaacttttttgAGGAGAGGTGTAATAGTGTTTTGTCTCTATAAATTTTAACAACATCAACTTTGAAGAGAGGTATAAGAATGTTTTTGCTCTATAAATTCTAACAAAATCAACTCTGAAGAAAGGTGTAAGAATGTTTTTTGCTCAATAAATTCTAACAAAATCAACCTCGAATCAAATCACTTTTAAAATTGCTAAAAGGGTACCATATATTCCACCTTATATTTTCGGCGACCCAATTAGAAGCTTTCACGTTTGTTGAATAATTCATTTGCATGAATTATTCACACATGGCCCTTCACTTCAAAgatcacatttttttcaagTAGCTTTTCATGGATTTGGAGAGGGATAATGAAAGATTTTTCAGCGCAATCTAAGTCATTGTCTGCATTTAGTAAATTACACATGGCAGCTTGGCAACAATCATACAATGTATATTGGTGGACTTAGTTAATATGTGTCATTTTCTTATATTGAGTTCATGAGTCCTTTTGGATGTAcgaatttattaaattagatgataatttattgagcacaagaaacaaaacaaagaacTTGTCACATTTAAGATTCGAGCTCATATAAATTCATTTGTAAGATCAATAAATGATTAGTAATTagttacaagttacaacaGATTCAAGAATTGCATACGTCTAAGTTCAACAATGAAAAGAACTCATAACAAGGAGACGCTTTgatatctctctctatatatgtAGTGTATGTAATAATAggaatattcaaataaaaacccTTGGAATAAAAAGTCTATAATCGGAATGTTCAAATAAAAACCCTTGGAATAAAAAGTCTATAATAGGAATGTTCTAATAAAAACCcttttggaataaaaaaatcatattcagTTTGTCTTACTCCATATCTTTGGTGTCCTTTGCTAGCTtacataggagtattattttatgaagTCGTTTTGTAAGTTTGTGAGTATGCATGAATTTATATTGACTTGCTCCAGATTTTCGTATGACATcctgtaatttatttattaagttgTTGGCCTAACATTTTATTAGTCAATGGTTAAAATCTGCTTTTCTGCATTAATGTTTGGAATCTTGATATATCAATCTAATATTCCAATCCAAATATGCCTTCCGTTGATACACCGATaggcaaaaataaaattattctctaaaattaattcattttgttCACCGAAATTAGTctacttctatttttaaaattataaattatcacACATTATACAACTTATAttacttcaattatttttctcttgcttctgtattttctcaattttatattataaactagtgagatataaaaaaagaaatatgcaTACTCATATAAATGGGAAAGAAAGGCCAAAGCCCACTTATTTATAGTGTTGTGGGCGTAAATCGTAGAAGCCCAATAGTCCTCTCTATCTTCTAAGATTTGTACCTTATCCAAACACACTTGTATTGTGTAGAATGAAGTTTCAGAGCTTAATCAAGAATCTGCTATATCGCCTCCAGTTACTCTACCTCCAGTTGGTCCAGTTTCAACTTAACAGATTGGGCTCTATCAGCCCATGTGCAAGCCTTTTAATACGGCGTCGTTTTTAGAACTGACGCTATAACAATTACTCTGCGAAGCAAGCTTTTCTCCCACGGAAGGTTTTCCCGCTCATACCGATGGCTCCCAAATCGGATAGCGCTGAAGGTCATCATCTGCATACACTTTTCTTATACAATTTCCATTTTCTCTAGTAATTGTTGGATTAATTTGTTTCGTTTTGTCCATACCAGGAATCGTCCTCAACTTCGTCAATGAGGTGAGTTTCCTCCCCTCCCTCTCTACTTCTACCGTCATTTCGGTTTTTGCTTTGTCGTTTCTCGGTATCTCACATTTTAGCTTTTAATTATACGAAATTGCTTCCTGTTCGGAGATTGATAGTTCATTTGGCTCAATTGGTTTTTCTGCTTCCTGGGAAATTCTGTGTTTATGCTTTAACATATGATTCGTGATTTTGATACTACTTTGGAATTTCCCCTGAAGCATCCCTCgcattttcttcatatttagTTTCATTTGTGTAGTTAGTGGCTGAGTATGAAAATTGCACTCCATGTGATTGGAAATTTCTGGGTTCTGTGCAGCAAAATAGGCCTTTGAATTCACAAAATGTGGCCGATTCCCTGCAAAAGTTTAATCTCAAAAAGGCTGCCATACAAAAAGCCTTGGATAGCCTTGCAGACGGTGGTAAAATATCATTCAAAGAGTATGGCAAGCAGAAAATATACATGGCTAGGCAAGATCAGTTTGACATCCCAAACAGCGAAGACCTCAACCAGATGAAAGAGCAGAATTCGAAACTCCAAGAACAGCTTGCTGAAAGAAAGAAAGCCATCTCTGAGGTTGAAGCAGGTATAACTATGATTCTCTTATTGAAAATAGTTATGTTTCCTTTTTGAACTGGGGTATTTTGAGCTGGTTATGTACTCCAGTCTTCATCGTTAATCTATGCTCGATAGCAATGTATGTATGCATTGTATGATTTTGAAGGAAATCTAGTAGAATCAAGGTTACTTGAGAGAGTTCatgttgaatttgatttgaaattgTTCAATGTCAACAATACTCTAATCTGATCTGCCTGTACTAATAAATGGCAGAGGTCAAGGCACTGCAATCAAATTTGACACTCGATCAGATACTAGCCAGGCAGATCCAACTGGGAAACGAGGCAAGTCAGATGTGTTAACAAGCACATAGCTCGGATGTATTGCTTATGAAACCATAGAAATATGCAGGTTAAGCAGATGGAGGATAAGTTGACTAAGCTGAGGCAAGGGGTTACTCTGGTGAGTCCAGAGCAGAGGCAGGTCGTGGAAAAGATGTATATGGAGATGATGAATCAGTGGAGACGACGCAAGAGGATGTTCAAGGATGTATGGAGTGCCATCACAGAAAACTCACCCAAGAACCCTAACGAATTCAAGGTATTTTCATTGTCCGGTTCATTTATGATTCCTTCCAGCAGCACGGGCTCCTTCCTTCACCACATTTGTTCTTGTTGCAAAAGGAGGAACTTGGTCTGGAGTACGACGAGGATTGTGGTGTCAGCTTGCAGTCCTTCGATGAACTAGGGCAGGGCATAAACAAGCGAGCCAAACGCAAATGAGCAATCTAAAAGAGAATTTGACAGAAACGAAGCTATTCTTGGTAACAAAGCAGTGGAAGATTCACGGATAGGATGGCGTTTTATGTATTACACTTTTTCTACTgttaaaaaatggagtaatagAATAAGCAAGTAAGAGCCCTACTGTATTATTCTGCTGCGCTTGTATTCACTGTTGCGCTTTCATCCTTTTCTTAAAGTAATTTTTCATCTACGTACTTTGCCCAATTCTTTTTATATGATGATGGAATCTATTTTAAGTAAGGATATTGGTCTTAAAATCTTGATTGAATAGGAAAGAGGAGTATGAAAATCCTTGTAATCCAATATATCATGAGGATTGAAAGATACGTCAAAGCCATAAAGCCTAGCTTCACTCAACCTTGGCACCAATTTGCCGGAGATATGAGCTCCCATCACCTTCTCCCTCTGAAACACGACTGGGAACTGTGAAACAGCGCTGACACTGCCAACAATCCTCGACAACTGATACGTATGTCTCCTTCGTTGTGCTCAACATTGATAATGGTCAGATTGACATCGTCACAGTTTAGTTAGAGCTTGACCACATGCCCTTCTCCACAGGCGCCACTAGCTTTCCCAAATTCACAGCACCAGCCATGAATTTCTCTGCCGGATATTTTGTCACTGGACGGGGGAATGGCATATTCACCAGCATAGGGGGAAGCAGATCCAAGATGCTATGCTAGTTCGTGATAATGAGATTCGAAATCTTGACTGAAATTTTGGGCAATTTTATTGTTGTAATATCTATGGATacttttatataggagtatgttACTTTCAACGTgaatagttaaaaaatttgGATATTATGCTAGTTCGTATGATGAGATTTCAAAATCTTGATTGAAATTAGGGCAATGGTGGTGTTGGAAGAACATGATAGATATGacttgttttaattttcattaaattgtactCTAAAAACAATCTCATGTAAATTTCAGCATGTCcacataaataattcaacGTGCCACATCTGATTTTAACTAAGCCAGAAATAGAAGAATCAAGTCAGGTTGGTGAAATCCACAATCCAAcgaataaatgaaatttagaactttgttgtgaatttatggaaaatactaaattttggCCAAAACTCTTAACAAATATCGCTTTATATAAGTCAAAAATGCATGGGACTAACTACAAGATTTCTTAAGTGTAAATGCAAATACATAGAAactgaattaaaaaaatcaacgtTGAgataacaagaagaaaatGCTTCTGGGATTTAATAGTACTTAGACTATAAACAAGTACACATTATCAACTTTTACCAAAATCAACCTATCCCCTTACATTTGCAGTAAGCAAGCAGTAAATGATCACAACGAAAGTAATCTCTACGAGAATGTtaacaaaaccaaaaccaagaACCTGTCAAGTGTCAACTCCACATCAACAAGCATCCTATAACAATCTGAGCCATAGGCTAGACTTCTTCATAATATTAGGTTTACAGCAGAATTATGTAGATTTATCGCCCATCATAAGTAGCCACTTACCAGCAACTGGAACCAATATAATCACCAGGATACAACATgaacaaaatgtaaaatgaaCTTTACAACTCTGCACCATATATCGTCTTACAGCGCGCATTACTCTCTCAACACTTGGCAGAACAACATTaaccaatatatttttaaacagAAAAagtttcattgttttttaGTATAAGAAACACAGTTATAGAAGGAGAAGTGATGCACAGGTAAAACATGTGGCATGGCACTTCAATCTCATTACATTTAAGTACGTTGTGGCATGTTGACAGTTGATCAAGTTAAAAGACATGGAATCACTGCTTCAAGAGACAGATATACCTTTACATTTGCCCATTCCATCCATGTAATAAGAGAATGCTGCTTCACCAATACTGAGCTCTCAGCAAatctttctttaattatttatttaagtaaatGGTTTACCTAATCTGAAGGTTATTTCAGTACACATCAAATTCATAcagtatttataatttgtgaaCCCACCTTAGCATCATGGCTCTTAACATGGTACATGTGCAAATCATATTTCCATTTAACACAAcatctaaaattgaaaaaaaatctcaacccaaacATTAATGACAGCCTATAGTTTGCGCACACTTGGAAATTGATTATAAGCTTGCATATAATAGTACTTTCAACCATAGACGAAATTCAATCTAGATTTTCTAGTTCAAATATGATCTATTTTCCTTTGTTGGGATGGGGGATAAGAGTTTTTTAAAtgagtttaattaaaattcagaTGTAGAGCCAAGAGTAAGAGCTTCTTACTTTTTGAAAGCCATGAACTGCACGAAAACGGATTTGCGTACTAAACAAGGGTACTATCCATAGCTGGACCAGTAATTTGAAAGTTCGTCAATGAAAAAAGTTGAAACCAACTGGACCAGTAATTTGAAAGGAGTTGAATAGACAGATGAACATGATGCCAGGGATGTCTAAGCATCACAGGCCAGatttgaaaggaaaaaagaagagaCCAAAAACAGCAGGGAACACAGAGGTCACTCACCAGCGTCAAGGGGAGATGCTCAACCCTACAAACACAACAGATGCAGGTCATAATAAGTTTCGGAATGACTAAATGAATATGGTACATTACCGTACACCCTCCCCCCACCAACagagatgaagataaaaaaaaaaatagaatataatagaaatatcAAACTGGATTACTTACTTGAGTTATTCCATACTTCAGAGCAGCATCCTAACATCTCCGGGGCATACAGTCCTCCAGAACAACCAAACCATGGATCAGATATGTCAACCTCAAGgtacataaattaaaagttcTAAAGCAGAAGTAACAAACAAGCACATACTCAAAATCAATTTGAGGCACATATGGTACAACAAAAAGCACAGTAGACCAACAAAGAATTTTCTAGCAAGCATTCATGCAATACCTCACGGCTCTGAgacattttgaatatataagcATAACTCAGTCAAATTAACAATTCATGAACTGAACTACCCAAACCAatgtgaataataaaattcattgGAGTAATTCACATTCACATTGGTTAATTCTCAAAGGCACCACATAAACTCCTAAGAGACAAACCAAGGTACCTTCTCCAGAGTGCCTTTAATCATCTAAAGCATTGAACAGTTTCTTCATAGCATAAGAAGAATCCTGAATGAAACATTAGATTAGACTCTCCAGAACAAAAAGGTTATAGCAGAggaatatgaataaaataaagcagAGAATAAATAACCTAGAACAACAATAAGCAAATCACCTGggataattattttaataacaGAAAACAAATGGTATCATGACATGCACATGAAAAGACTATGACAACTCTCAGACAAAATTCGCAAAAAGAACCACATTTAAAAAGCACatcacatatatacatatgtataGGTGGAGGTTATGGTATCCCTTTCTCGATACTGGGGAAACTAATGTCTCCAATGTAAATGATAATACCAGATCCAGAGTAAAAGTAAATCCGAATCATTGAAAACAATGATTTGTAAAACTTTCTTGATTGTCATCATTAAGAATTAGTACAAACAATGGAAACGCCTTCAGTGAGTTTCTTACAATAGAAACAGAAAAGTATCCATGGAAAGAACTCCACGATAACAGCCTTCCCAAAGATCATCTCTTAGAAATCCAACCATGCCCCATTCACTGTCTCCTGAATTCTTGCTCCCAGACAGCAGACAAAGACAGATAAATGTCCAATTAGATAATTCAGTATTGAGACGAGACCATAATGCATAAGTATCTAATGCAACAGCAATTCTGTAGTCAGAAATCAGCATCATGGTTCACTTGCCCGTGATGAAAGGATGGCCTAAGGCCTGTGATACATTCAACCTCTTGTCTGGATCAAGGACAAATATCTTTTCCATAAGATCTCTAAAATTAGCAACCATTTTTGGATCCTCACCAGGAGATCCTGAAATTAATGTGCCAAAGTCTTTTTGCTTGATATTTACAAGCAGCCTCCTTATTGGCTGCGAAAACATAGTAAAAGTTCAACAAACCTTACATTATAACCAATATGAAAGTAGAGCATCATCTGTAGAGATAGCAAAGCAATCCAAAATTAGCATACCAACCTTTTTTGAGACTGGGTCCTCATCTGTCGCAAGAAAATTCAGATCCTGGTCAAAGTGCTGATCCGTAAATGCTCCCTGCGAGCAATCCAATGACCATCAAATGACCACACAATAAATAAGGACCATCGACTTGCCCTAAACTATTAAACTTCATACTTACCTTACGAAGCATCTTTTTAGGGAAAGGACCTTTCAGTTCCATGTGAAGGCGAAGCATGTCATTGTTAGTAGCACCAGGAAATAAGACCTTCCCAGTGTAAAGCTCAAACAAACAGCAACCAACTGACCATATATCCATGGGAAGGTCATATGATAGTCCTAGAACTGAAGCCAGAAATAATAACGATTAATTACgagaaaaattaatcaaaaggaAGCAATATTAAATTGCAAATAGTATCGAACTTACTTATCTCAGGGGCGCGATAAAAACGGCTAACAAGATAGGGtgtgatttcatttttaccgACAAACATGGCATTACCGAAGTCGCAAAGCTTCAATACGTTTTTTGCTTCATTGACCTAGAGAACGAAATCACACTAATCACAatgaagaaattcaaaatagtATACAGAAACTCTAAAACataacaagaaaacaaaagcaGAGGATGCTGCCTGCATACCAGCATATTATCAGGTTTGATATCACAATGGAGAACGCCacaatttttcaaatgtttcaGTGCTATGAATAGTTGCTTAGCATATGCCCTCACAGCTGTAAGCTTCAGACCAATATTACGACCAAATTTCTTCAGAACTTCTCGTAAATTCATATGAAGAGATTCAAAAACTAAGCATAGATGATTCCGGTACTTgaagatagaaagaaaacgAACACAATGGCGCTTGCTCTCAGGATCAGCACCGGCCAACTTCTTTAATATGACCAACTCTTCCATACCTGCCTTATACCTGtatttaaatacaaaacaagaatattaaGATGGTTGCCTTTAGATACTCACATTGTTTCATTATTAcgtataaatttaattattccaaTTATTACAACCATTTAAAgctaaataaaagcaaaataagaaagatactcacattgtttcattattacgtataattttaattgctaCTTCATCAGTGTCCCCAGGCTTTGCCTTTAGATCCTTTGCCCGAACAACAGTTGAAAATACACCTTTTCCATGGGAAGCTATTATCTCATAACGGCCATCAAGTACTTCCCCGAAACGGTAGCCTGGTTGTAAAGAAAGTAATGAGACTACAATTAGAGAATGTCCAACTGAAAAATTAACACATACATAAATAGCACAGATATACAAATAGGCATATACAACATGGTTTGGACACTACTCTTAATCATTTCCAAAATGAGACTTCATCAAACCCAGCTCCACCAAAAACTCCAATTTTTACCCTAGTATGATATGTTTCAAGTTACAAGAGCACACCTTTTACCAGGCAATGGGTATTTAACCAAGtcaaaaaacaagaaaaataatatcatggatttatataaatagatgGATACAGACATAATGCAGTAGAGAATAGAGATATTAGTGGTTAGGCACATACCATAGTAACCTTCGGCATCATCCCAGTTGTCATTTAGTCCACTCTTTTCAACAGCTATACCATCCCCTTTACCCTGAAAAGGTGTATGATTCAAATAAGAGAAGCAGCAAACGGCTACTAACAGAGAAGCACATCAAAAAACGATGACATGGAGTAGATTCAGCAGACCCTGGGCAACATAACttcaatgaaaaataaaaaaatcataaaaacaaaaacaagaaaacacCCCAAGACTAACCATTTTACGAATTCCAGCAGGTGATTCTCCAAATATATCATCACAAAACATATCATTGGATCTCTCGCTCTGCAACAATTCCAGAAAGAAACCCATCATTCTTTGACATTATATTAcaatataaagataaaaactTGAAACAACCATCAGAAAGTGTCATTTATGATACTGAGACAATATGAACCCCTCCTATGACCTTTTCTATAAGAAACAAGCAACAAGGGAACTTGCATAATGCTGATAGTGAAgataaaaagttttaaatcaAGGGCAACAAAAGTACCTTGGGGGTACCCTCTCCTAGCCCGCCAGTTCCAGTGGGCATTTCTACAGTTGAAACACCATTTTGCGAAGGAGATTTCCCCACAGCAAAGGACTGTTCAGGGACATAATCATCTACTCCTTCAGTCTGATTGTCAGAGTTTTCAGGTAGAACTTCAGCAGATGCCACTTGTGCTAGTGTATCTACAACTGCATCCACTGCTGGCATGTAAAATGCAAGAATTACAAAAACATATCATTAGCAGAAAAAGAGAAGCACACGTCCAGCAACATGCTTAACATACAGGTGACTATGCTGTCATAAAATGACAAACCATCAGAAAGTTCCAGAGTGTAATGTTAAATTTCAGCATATAAAGAGAAAAGGCTTTAAGATAATTCAGTCATAATCCAGTATAAACAGCATCTATAATTGATAGCAAACACTTCTATTCATAAATCCAACTTTATCTTGCATTCATATATATGATGAACTAGTTAATACCAGATAACTTATGAAATGGCAAAAAGAGGACATAGAAGTGACATAGAATTGAACAAGTGTTGCTCCCAGTGAAACTCAAGCTCAGCTATTTGCCAAACAGCTAGTACATACAAATGTTAGTAAATAACAATAACGGTAAGCACATATTATCATTGAAGATACCTTGTAAATGAGTTTCAGGTTTTTGCTGTTTGTTTTTGTACTTTTCAAGGATAGCTTGCCTTCGCCTCCTACTTTCCTCCTTGATTCTCTCAAGATCATCCTCTTCCTGCTCAGCAAGTTGCACTGCTATCTTTTCTTGATAGTCCTCTTGCCTGTCAAGATCTCTGAGACCACCCAAAGCACAAAACGAACAAGTTTAGCATgtgatgaagaaaaagaataatcaCATCaactaatttcttttaaagAGAATCAGAGATACACACCTCTCCAACTTCTCATTCCCCTCTTTATCTTTAGATCtctcattttcaaaatcacTTCCTGTATTCTCTGTATGGTAATCTTCATAGTTTCTTCGGTGCCTGGTTTCATTATACCTATCTTTATGAGCATCTTCACCCTTCTCATATTTCTGGCGTCTGCTTAATCGATCTATATCATTATCCCTGCTTCTAGCCCTTCTGTCATCTCTAACCCCTTGTCGATCTCTCTCCCGATCCCTGATATAGTCTTCTCTTACATGATCCCTGTCCCtgtccctctccctctccctctcttgcACCCTTTCTCCTCGGTATCTGTCTCGAAGCctgtttctttctctttctctttctctttctctatctctatctctTACGATGTCCTCCTCCTTCCTTCCTTTGTCTCTAAttctatctctatctctatccCAATCCCTGTCCCTGCTGCCCTCCCTGTTAGGGTCCCGAGCCTCCCTGTGTCTTTCTACTCTCTCTGTATACCTGCTGCTAGAGCTACGCTCCCGTTCTTTATCCTTGATGTCCCTGCAGCTGGGTCTGTACAGTTTGGCATCTCTAACAGTCCGTTCATCGTCAGATCCACTCCGATGTTTCCTCTCCCTACAATAGGGGTCTTCCACAGAAGCTTCACGTACGATACTTCGGGACCGGGACCGGGACCGGGACCTTCCCCTAGACAATTCAGGAGACCTCAATAGGTTACTATATGATCTCTCTTTCAGGTGAGTTTCATGAGAGTTGGATCCGGCCCCAGGCACTTTCTCAGAAGATGAAGATTTCCTCAAACCTGTTCGGTCAACTTCATCAGCAAAGTTGTGAATCTGCTTATCATCTCTAGAGAAACGTGTACTATCCACTTCCTGATATTTATGTCCATAACCACCATTTGCGAGACTCACAGAATTAGATAATCTCTCCTGATCTATCTCGGCACTTTCTTTGCTATCTGTTTTGTCCTTCCCCAATTTCTGAAACTTTTTATCAACTGTTTCCAAACTATCTCCATTAAATCCctgaaaagaaacaaaatgaagGGAACACTACTCAACAAGCCAAAATCATACATAACTAACAATGCTTGCAAAATAAGTTCTGTACATGTAACCAAGTCTTACAATCAATTCAAAGCCATCATTTCAGTCTTCTGGAAAGTGGAAACGCCTAAGGGAACTTTGCCTGACACCAAAATGTAATTACGGGGTGCAAGACTCCccttttcataaaatttgccGGATCCATGTAATGCAGCAAGATTATTTGCATGAACGCAGAACATCTTCCTATCACTACTGATTTGATCAGAAACTCATTGCAAAAAACATAGGAGGAAGTATGGGAGCTCATGATATACGAGTTCCAACTTCCAAAATACTAACAAACTCTGGTAACACTTGGCAATGTGGAAAATTTCATATACAAATTGAAAGACGACGTTAtaagaaaacacaaaaaccATATTCATGAAACAAACATATGCAACAGATACCGAAAGAACCTATAAACCCCATGAAGCAATGAATGCTATTATGGATTAACAACTAATGTAGAGAAAGAGTAAGGGGAACTGAACACACCATGTTAAAATCATCACATCCGTTCTTCTTAATTTCCCGAAACTCAACATCAGACTGTGGATTCTTCTTAATATCCCCAAACCCAACATCCTTTTTGAACTTGTCAGAATCATCATTAACAAAATCAACCAAACCATCATCCTCCACAATCTCGCCTTCCTCCATCTCATAATCAAACCCAGAAAAATCATTACGCTTCACCGGAACTTCGCTCAAAGAACCTACACCGTTCTCCGTAGTGCTTTCcaatttcattaattcaaCCTCGGTATCATCGATTCTATCACCATCCAATTCTTCCAGCTTGGTCGTTTCTGCTTTTTCTTTGCTACtccggtggcggtggcggtgatGATGGCGATGTTTGCGGCGTTTGGATTGCTCCTCCGCGTCGTCGGGGGAGGAGGATCGGCGGTGCTTGCGGCGCGTTGGTTCAATCGAATCACCGGGCATAGTCGCTGGGTTTAGGGTTAACGAACAGAATTAGGGTAGAGGAGGTACAGCGATGAAATCTTGATTGCGGAAGAGATGCAGATGTAGGGTTAGGGTAAGTTCGCCAAATCTATCGATTCAATATTCCGCGAACAAATAGCCAAACAATTTGTGACTCATACAGATCTTATGGAATTCTTAAGTACCTAAGAAGCATCCGCATCGCGacggtctcgtctcgacgagacgagacacATCGAGACAGCGATGTGGACtccgtctcgtctcgacgagacgagctGTCTCGACACTCGACGCG
The nucleotide sequence above comes from Salvia hispanica cultivar TCC Black 2014 chromosome 5, UniMelb_Shisp_WGS_1.0, whole genome shotgun sequence. Encoded proteins:
- the LOC125190388 gene encoding serine/threonine-protein kinase prpf4B-like isoform X4 encodes the protein MPGDSIEPTRRKHRRSSSPDDAEEQSKRRKHRHHHRHRHRSSKEKAETTKLEELDGDRIDDTEVELMKLESTTENGVGSLSEVPVKRNDFSGFDYEMEEGEIVEDDGLVDFVNDDSDKFKKDVGFGDIKKNPQSDVEFREIKKNGCDDFNMGFNGDSLETVDKKFQKLGKDKTDSKESAEIDQERLSNSVSLANGGYGHKYQEVDSTRFSRDDKQIHNFADEVDRTGLRKSSSSEKVPGAGSNSHETHLKERSYSNLLRSPELSRGRSRSRSRSRSIVREASVEDPYCRERKHRSGSDDERTVRDAKLYRPSCRDIKDKERERSSSSRYTERVERHREARDPNREGSRDRDWDRDRDRIRDKGRKEEDIVRDRDRERERERERNRLRDRYRGERVQERERERDRDRDHVREDYIRDRERDRQGVRDDRRARSRDNDIDRLSRRQKYEKGEDAHKDRYNETRHRRNYEDYHTENTGSDFENERSKDKEGNEKLERDLDRQEDYQEKIAVQLAEQEEDDLERIKEESRRRRQAILEKYKNKQQKPETHLQAVDAVVDTLAQVASAEVLPENSDNQTEGVDDYVPEQSFAVGKSPSQNGVSTVEMPTGTGGLGEGTPKSERSNDMFCDDIFGESPAGIRKMGKGDGIAVEKSGLNDNWDDAEGYYGYRFGEVLDGRYEIIASHGKGVFSTVVRAKDLKAKPGDTDEVAIKIIRNNETMYKAGMEELVILKKLAGADPESKRHCVRFLSIFKYRNHLCLVFESLHMNLREVLKKFGRNIGLKLTAVRAYAKQLFIALKHLKNCGVLHCDIKPDNMLVNEAKNVLKLCDFGNAMFVGKNEITPYLVSRFYRAPEIILGLSYDLPMDIWSVGCCLFELYTGKVLFPGATNNDMLRLHMELKGPFPKKMLRKGAFTDQHFDQDLNFLATDEDPVSKKPIRRLLVNIKQKDFGTLISGSPEFRRQ
- the LOC125190388 gene encoding serine/threonine-protein kinase prpf4B-like isoform X1, coding for MPGDSIEPTRRKHRRSSSPDDAEEQSKRRKHRHHHRHRHRSSKEKAETTKLEELDGDRIDDTEVELMKLESTTENGVGSLSEVPVKRNDFSGFDYEMEEGEIVEDDGLVDFVNDDSDKFKKDVGFGDIKKNPQSDVEFREIKKNGCDDFNMGFNGDSLETVDKKFQKLGKDKTDSKESAEIDQERLSNSVSLANGGYGHKYQEVDSTRFSRDDKQIHNFADEVDRTGLRKSSSSEKVPGAGSNSHETHLKERSYSNLLRSPELSRGRSRSRSRSRSIVREASVEDPYCRERKHRSGSDDERTVRDAKLYRPSCRDIKDKERERSSSSRYTERVERHREARDPNREGSRDRDWDRDRDRIRDKGRKEEDIVRDRDRERERERERNRLRDRYRGERVQERERERDRDRDHVREDYIRDRERDRQGVRDDRRARSRDNDIDRLSRRQKYEKGEDAHKDRYNETRHRRNYEDYHTENTGSDFENERSKDKEGNEKLERDLDRQEDYQEKIAVQLAEQEEDDLERIKEESRRRRQAILEKYKNKQQKPETHLQAVDAVVDTLAQVASAEVLPENSDNQTEGVDDYVPEQSFAVGKSPSQNGVSTVEMPTGTGGLGEGTPKSERSNDMFCDDIFGESPAGIRKMGKGDGIAVEKSGLNDNWDDAEGYYGYRFGEVLDGRYEIIASHGKGVFSTVVRAKDLKAKPGDTDEVAIKIIRNNETMYKAGMEELVILKKLAGADPESKRHCVRFLSIFKYRNHLCLVFESLHMNLREVLKKFGRNIGLKLTAVRAYAKQLFIALKHLKNCGVLHCDIKPDNMLVNEAKNVLKLCDFGNAMFVGKNEITPYLVSRFYRAPEIILGLSYDLPMDIWSVGCCLFELYTGKVLFPGATNNDMLRLHMELKGPFPKKMLRKGAFTDQHFDQDLNFLATDEDPVSKKPIRRLLVNIKQKDFGTLISGSPGEDPKMVANFRDLMEKIFVLDPDKRLNVSQALGHPFITEFRRQ